GAGTCGAGAGTCTGTCCTATGCTAGGCTATAACACATCGAGATTGCGCACGCTGTGGGGAGCGATAGAGCGAGGTTTATTGCTCTCCACACTCGATTCATACATCTCGAGAGGAAGAGTGTAGCTTACTCGCTGAGAGAGGGCTGAGAGATCTAGACCGGGAGTGCATGGCTCGTGTAAGCTCCACGAGTGTGGAATCGATCGATCCAGATTTGCATTGACCGGAGAGCATTCGTGCTGCTTGGTAATGTACGATGCAGCATGGTACCAGTACCGGCACACCGGAGATACAATGGTTCGTAATCACGGTGCTGGGAACATCGTAGCAGAAATCGTGCACTGCCTCATTCTCGCTCATCATCGCTCTAAAGATCGGAATGACCCTGTCAGCATTGTTCTCAGGCATGCCTTGTTACTTGACCGGCGAGGAGAAAGACGTCACGTCTCAATAACAACCAAACTGCAAAACAAGGAGAAGCTCGGACCTCTGaaacctcttcctccacatTCGCGGCGCCTTTGCACTGATTCGAAACATGGACACGTGATCGAGCGAGCTAGCGCAGGCACCGACGACGATCGGGTGGGTTGTTTTAGTCGTGCATAGCTTGGCTTGTATAGACGTGGTTGGCAGTTCATAGTTGTAGTCTGTGGGAATAGTCAGGTCTCTGTTGACTAGATCTTCGATGAGATGGTAAATGGCGCAATGAACACAAGTCAGTCTCGAGCACGGACGAGGACTGTGCAGTCGGTGCAGTGGGGTCGTGGAGGGTGATGCTTGACAGCTGGATGGCTTGTCGCTGATGCTGGTCTGCACCGGCAAAGGTGGGGTAGATGGGAGAAGTGATGGTAGTTGAGTCGGGTGAGGTGTCTTGCTCGCGGGAGCTCTGGAGATGTGATGTCAACGGCAGAGAACTTTTCAGTGGTCtgcgcgaggaggaagctctGTGAGGATGAGGTCCTGCTTGTGCACTTGTACGCATGAGCGTGCCATTGGCAGCTCTGTGATGATCGACAACCACGGATGATAGGGCCAAGAGGAGTAATTGCTCAATTCCCCATCGGGCACCGTGCAAAGTCCAGAAGCATCGATGCACATACCAACTCGAGTAGCCGCATGCATTGATCAAGCTCCCGAGCGAAGCGACCAACCCAGTCCGCGAGCACGGAAGGATTCATGACAGCAGCATGGCTCTCTCTCGTGACCTGTCGTGATCGTCTGGATCGGGAGCGCCCGGCGGCGGGTACCCGTCGTTTTTGAAACGTCAAGTTGGCTGGGAAGAGCATTGTGGAGGTTCACCTGTCCGCCGGACCGGGTTCCTTGTGGCGGAGACTGAGAGGGATGTTGAGATTGCTGTTGGGCTTGGAGGCTTGATGCATTCCATCCCAGTGATAGCTGGAAGTTATCGTATGCTGGTGTGTTGATCAGTGGCGGATGTTAGTACTGGTTGTTCATGGCAATCTCAAAGTCATCCGATATAGACAGCATCTGCAGGCTGTCCAAATCAGGGTACTCGTAGATCCACTGCAAATTTCTCGTCTCCTAGAGTTAGCAAGCTAGTGTCACGTTATAGGTCTTCTGAAGAAGTATAGGAGTTTCGAGACGTGGATGGTTATGCACGACATAGTGGGGCGCTGCCTGTCGGTTCTTGCAAGTGTCGTGTTTGGGAGGATCCTCCGATGGCGAATGGGTAGATCTGAGGCAGCCAGACATGTTTCAAAGAGCGCGAGCGATCGCCTTTTCGGGATAGACCTTGTAGAGACTTTCGACATGGACGTGGTTGTGGCGGTATTGCCGTGGCGGATCGCATCTGCAAGCCATCGCAAGCAGTATCCACAGATCCATATCGCTGTTGAAATGTGGGGCATTGTGTTACTCGTCATGGAGTCGAGACGTTCGCTGCTCTTGCGGCCTTCTTTTGGATATTCCTTGTTGCTGTTGGCATGTATGTTCGGGTGAAGTGGGTGAAGTCCCGGCAGCGTAATGGCTTAACGGCGTCGCCCTATAGTGGGAGAGGTGCATGGGGGAGCTTGGAAGCGTGCTGCTGCCCATGACACGACAAGATTTGGTTGGTGTCATGcagcgtcgtcgtcgagaagTCAATGCAAGAGATGCAGCATCTAGCGTGGTTGATGGGCTATCGGCGAACAACATTAATGATTTCACCATACCGGCCAAGTAACGACCAAGACATTGTCGTGAAGTTGTTGGACCAAGAAGGTAGCTGGGACGGGAAGATGCAAAGCTTGAGCTCAGGCCACCAGGCCACCGAGGCTGAAACATGCGCCTCAGGAATGTCCGTCCGTGCCTTGCATTTGTGCCTGTAAGATCGACAGTTGACTCCGCCACGAGCGAGGCTCGTGTCATGTCGGATGTTGTCAAGGTCGGCATTGAGAGTGTAGTAGTGTTCTGTCGCACGGGGAGACGCCTGGTCGACTGTCAGCGGATATGCGATCATGCGGTGCGTACTGCCAGCGAGTCTCGACCCTGGCATGGGGAGTGTTCTGTATGGCTCCCCGAACCCGGCAGGCATGTTGATGGCGCTGCTGGCGAGGTCGTACAGAATATGCACATGTTCAACGCCATGCGATCTATGGGGCATGTTCGGAGATTTGACTCGGAAGTGAAGCGACTGAGTGACTGGCTTCTCACATCATCGAAGAGTGGTGATCGGGCGGGTTCGATCCGCGTCGACCTTCCGCGAGTCGTGTGAAGACAGACTGGGATTAGCGACTGAGCACGCACAAGACCAAGAGGGAGCGCCGGGACGCCGGCCGCTGACTCTTGAGTGGCTCTGTGGGTGAATGTGACGATGAGATGGTGGGCTGCGGGCTGGGCTGGATTGAGATAGCGCCATCATTCCCCGGCCGGGCGCATCGCCGGACCGCTGTCGATGAGGTCTACGGTAGAAAGTGGGAAGTTGGATGCACTGCACTGGGAGGGAGGAAGAACTAGACCCATCACCCACCCGGCGAGATGCACAAGCAGGAACAGACAGCACAAGCAGGAACAGACAAGCACGGCACGACGCGGGCGGCTAACTGCCCGGTCGACCAAAGAGTTGCCCTCCCGGCATAATCCCCGTCAGCCAATCCCGTCGGTGCATTCTGGGATTAGACTTGGATCGGGCTGGCTTAGAACTAGCGGGCTGCGCTTGGGTGTGTTTCATCAGGTCCTGGCCCTCTTGCTGCTGTTTCGCCGTTTCACACCTCGCACCTGCCTCACGTTCTTCTACCCAAGCCAGCCCTCCCACCCTTCTAGAGCTGCTTCGGTCCATAGCTTCGTCTCACTTcttcacctcacctcttcttcgccattcatcctccatccccttcatcaccaccgcACAGAGGCTGGACCTCGTTCCAAACTTCCACTTCTCACACCGACTAGAGCCGGGCCTCGTCTTTTCAGCCTTCCTTTCACCCCCCGATCCTCCAGAAACCGCCGACGACCCTCGCAACGACCTGGCTGTCGCTGCATCTCTGCGCATACCCGTCTCGCTCTAGGGCGAAGATCCCCTGCACCCGCTGTGcctcgcgacgacgataccTCTCCCGCGACCGACGCGACGACCTCCACGCAGCCACCCATCATGTATCCCGCTCACCAACACTCGCACATGCCACCACCGCAGCCACGATCCGTGCAGCCCGAAACATTCCTCCTGGACCAGGATGCACAGCAGAGCTTGCCTCAAGATTCAGTGGTCGCGCTGCAGCAGGTGGACAATCGTACGTTGGAGTCGGAAATGCCAGCGTGAGGAGGAGCGATCGGCTAACGCGCATACCTGCAGTGAAATACTTTCTCATATCTGCTCCTGTGGACTGGAGACAAGACTCGTACTGCAGGAGATTTCTCTTGCCAACCGGCGAATACGTGTCTTGCGTGTTATGGTGTGTCCACCAGCTCTGGAATCCTGTGCGACACGAATGCTAACATTGCATGCAGGAACAATCTCTTCCACATCTCCGGGACCGACATTGTCCGATGCTTGTCGTTCCGTTTCCAGGCTTTCGGCCGACCCGTCAAGAACTCGAAAAAGTTTGAGGAGGGTATCTTCTCCGACCTGCGAAACCTGAAATCTGGCACCGATGCCTCGTTGGAAGAGCCCAAGAGCCCGTTCCTGGACTTCCTCTACAAGAACAACTGCATTCGCACGCAAAAGAAGCAGAAAGTGTTCTACTGGTACAGCGTTCCCCATGACCGCCTTTTCCTGGACGCCCTTGAGCGCGATCTCAAGCGAGAAAAGATGGGACAGGAAGCCACCACTGTCGCCGTCAGCGAACCCGCGCTGTCCTTCGAATTCGACTCCTCTCAGTCGCTCTTTGAGCAGCTCACCAAGGCGCAACAGAACAACCAATCGACTTTCAACGGCCAGCCACCATCCATGCCTCAATCACACTCCACATCGCCAGTCCTCCGCGCCGTTGATTCGATGCCACCACCCACCATGATCCCACAGCAGATGCCAGCCACCTCGATGCCACAGCAGATGAACCAGCACAGTATGCCACCACCACAGCACAGTATGCAAGCCATGCACGACGACTCGATGAATCACGTCTCAACCTACTCCCAGATGGCGATGCCGCCAATGCCCTCTCAGATCCAGAAGACCCGTGAGCAGTCACTCGGACCAGTTTTCGACCGAAATGGAATTCCACTCGCGCAGGCAGGGAACCGACACAGCTCAATGCCTGCTTATATGGAGTACTCACCTGCACCGTCATTCGTGTCGTCGCACTTTGAGGACTACAGCCAGCGCGGGTTGTCCTTTGAGCCTTTGACACCACCTCAGGGCACCGTTGGCATGCCATCAGAGGCTACTTACATCGCCAATGAGGATACCGGATTGTACGCCGCGATGCCAGACCCTGGCATGCAACAATCTTTCAACCCGTTGATGTCGATGCAATCAAACCTGCAGAATGGCCAGTACCAGAACATGCAACGATCGTATCAACAACCTCAACCCGTTTACTCCGTTCTCGAAGGCTCACCAACCTACAAACAGCGTCGACGACGATCATCCTTGACTGGAGCCAACGGCATTCCCGTCAGCTCGGCCGGTGGGATGCAACTGAACACACACGCGGTTCACAAACCAAGTGATCTTCGCCGATCCGTGTCAGCATCTGTCGGTCCCGACGGTCAAGAACTGTCGTACAACGACTCTCCCGCCAGTCTTCACACCAACCAGCAACATCAAGGTCAGCTCATGGGCGAGCACAAGGAACTCGCAGACCTCTCCCGTCACAGCACACCACAACACGCCGTTGAAGGCGCCATGGATGACTCCCGCGCCCACCAACAGACAATGATGAACAACGTCCAAACCGAAGACTTTGCCCAATACAACAACCCCAATTCCGGCCACGACTATCGCCAACCTCACCAACTTCACCCCAACGCCATCCGCACAAACGGCGTATTTCGCCGCGCTCGCAGCGCCACCGTCAGCGATTCACCATATGCCCAAAAAGCCCACTCCTGTCCGATCCCCATGTGCGGCCGTCTGTTCAAGCGCCTAGAGCACCTGAAGCGCCACGTTCGCACGCACACCCAGGAACGACCATACATTTGCACACTATGCAACAAGGCCTTCTCCCGCTCGGACAACCTGGCTCAACATCGTCGCACGCACGAGACGAGCGCTGATGGCTCCGCACcaagcgaggaggagatggaggaggaaaggGACGCGATGCAGGAGGATACTAATGGTAACAACGGCGACCTGGACGACTCGGCGTACCAGGTCATAGCGGGTATGTCGACTGGTGTTGACATGCCGGGTTTGCCGACGCACGTCGATATGAGGAGTCTGAGTGGACACGACGGTATGGGCATCGCGCCGCAGATGGTCACAACGGGAGACTACCACCACTGAGCAGTGAGCAGTGAGCACTGATTGATGATGAGAGGAGATTTTGAAAGAAACCCAGAAAATCAAAAGCGTCAAGACAGACGAATGGAGAAAACGGAACAGAAAGATGATGGGAGGGTTATTTTGCATGGAACGTCACGCAGCGACGGCGAATTGAGTTGGGGAGTTTATTTGTCCGCGAGAGAGATTGAAAGAGGTTGTTTACTTTGTCTGTTTTGGCCTTCTACCATACCCCCGTTTTTAACCACCACAAATCCAATGGATTTTCAAAAAGCACTCAAGCGCACTTTTTTTGCTATTCGTGTTGCAAGTGATCATGTCTGGTTGTGTGCTTGCAATACAAGTACCGTCAAAAACTTCACCCCTTTCTTCTGCTGAATTCTCCCGTCTGTCGGGCAAAGTCCGGATCCctttcttcatcatcggcaTGCCGTTATTACCGCGCGGCTTGTGTCGTTGAGTTGGGGGCGGGATAACGCTGCTTTGTGTCGGGCCAGGGATTGCTGGTCTTAACGGATTTGACTGGAAAACAGGGAAGAATCTTGCTTGCCAGTGCTTGATCGTGCTGACTGACTGACGCGTGGAGGATCTCGTAGGCCACTTTTTGCAGATGAGGATACCTTGCGATCGATCGGGTGGGggcggagagaggagagaggagaggttTGACATGCGCAACACTACATTGATCGTTGAGAAGGATGGGTTGATGGCTGTGGTGAGTTCGGAGGGAGAGATGTACAGTCGGATTGACGGTGCTACTGCTTGGTTGGGAGCTGACTGCAACGCTCACTTGCTACTCTCAACTCAGCGATTCCTGTCCGTCggttgtggtggagatggaacTTCTCGGTCCGGTGCTTGTACATATCGAAGACTCGTATGCAAAGTCGACTGACGAGGTAGATGGATGTCCAAAAAGTTGGATGTTTCGGTCTCGCTCGCTCGGAGATCTCGGGCCGCTGGACATGGTTGTGGTTGAATGGTTGGGGGCGGGATTGGTTCGCCATCATCCTTGTTTTTGCTTGCTTGAAGTTGTTGACGACGGACATGGGCAGGAGGGAAGGATGGATTTGGCGATGGGCATACCTCGTAGCTTCTTGACTCTTGACTGATCGGCGAGTCTAAGGTAGACATGCAGGTCGAGCTGATGGATCTTTTGTCGATGGACGCATCGACTCGCGCTGGGCTGGGCTTCGTTGTTGGTGAGTTGCTTTCATGGTCTCTGCTGGTGATTCGCCTCTGTTTTCTTGGTCTCCTGCTGGCTACCAGGTCCAGCTCTTCGATCACGTCCAGGCCAGAAGTCCAACGACAACGGGAACAAACCCATTCTCATTCGACTCCCGTCCGTGAACTCAAGCTCATCACCACCCATTGTACTTACGTAAATCCCAACCAGATCCTCATGCACGACATCACGCTTTCCTCTTGACTCTGGCCCCAAGTTCCTCCAACACGAGAAGTTGACAGTATACGGATCCCGGATAAGGGACCCCTGACTTCACCCACCATCAAAGTACGCAGTCGACCAAAACCTTGCACGATCTAGATCGCAAAAACAGCCGACTCCACCGAAGCTGCAAGGCTTATCGATGAACTCATGTTGCTTGTTATGCGGTGCTTATGCGATCTTGATCCGAACTCCCTGCTGGCGACTTCTTGCTAGGGATCGTAGTAGGAGTTTTGAGAGCTTGAGAGGATCTGGAgtgcggaggtggtgtttcAGGATTTTGGCATGACTGAGCTATGGTGCATATACTGTCGTTGATGAGATGCTCGCTGTACTTGACTTGGGAGTGGTGTTGTGGGTGAGTCGAGATTTTCTTTCTGGCCGTGATTCTGGATTTTGTGGTCCTGAGTGAGGAAGACGaatagcgacgacgagattGGCCGGAGAAGAGGGATGATGGTCGCGAGAGACTTGTTGCTCGCTCAGACTTGGAAAGCGATGGTCGGATTGAGTTGTCCTTTGCTCGCAGAGTTACGACCTGGACGAGTCCCGCTCTCATTCTGCTGCCCTACACTCTTCTGTCTGCTGTGTCTCCTTTGCATGACCTCTCTCCTCGAGTGTTGAGTGTGTGCCTACTGTGTTATTTCGCCGGCCTGTATCTTTCGATTGCGACGCTGGTAAGAAAAAAATGGGCATCGACGATATGTTGTACGGAGCTCAGTAACAGCGGCCGAGGATCGTTCATTGCTCGGAGTTAGAGGGGACGATTGTTGTGGTGGGCATTTGCTCGCTATGACTTTGAGCTTGGGCGAGTCTCACTGCTCTCTGTTACCTTCTCTCCGCGAGAAACGATCTCGATTTTCCGTACGGTCTCTTTCGGCCGAGCTTTGCAGTTCACTCACATCATGTTGGCACTCACTCCGTTACAAGAAGCCATGCGAATGCTGGCCACGCCCTTCTGGATGAGCAAAGATTGTTCTCTCGCCATGTTTGCATTAGCAAGCAGATTTCCATCGAATTCGAACATCGCGATGGCTCTAGCAGCAGGCTTTGTTGTATAAAGCAAACAGAGCGCGTACAACGACGCAGTAGCGTGCCGATGTGCGAATTCCCTCGGTCCTGACAGTCTTCACTCATATCGCAGAGTTGCATCTTCAGGTCATGTCAGCGCCCCCGCCCCCGCCACCGCCGGCTCCACCTCGATGGCAGTGCAAAATATGCTGGGAAGACGACGTGGACGACAAGACTTTCATCGTAAATGATCCAATGTGCAAAGACTGTATCCGGGTCCACGCCTTCGAGCGAGCTCTCAAACTGGAAAACAAGTTCCCACCGCAGTGGGAAGGAGAGCTTGTTGATATGGACGACTTTCGACACCTCCCCGATGACGACTACATGCGGAGATACGAGAGGCGGGTGTTCGAGTTGTCTTTCCCGGTTCCCGAACGAATCTACTGCGGTCATCCAGATCGAGGACGCCCGGAGCCAGCATTCTTCATCGGCCAAAGACAGCCAGATACTGACCAAGTCTGTCATCGATGCTCCATCTGTGGACAGTACGCATGCATGACTTGTGGAAAGATCGTCACCGAGAATGGCGGAGGGCAAGAGGAGAAGATCCAACATGATTGCAACCCTCATGCCGAAGAGGAGTTTCAGGCTCAATCATTGTCTAGTGTGGAAATCGGCGTCCAATACCAAGAGTGTCCGAATGTCAATTGCCAGCGACCACTGAACAAAGATGGAGGCTGTAACGAGGTCGCCTGTGAATGCGGTACACACTACTGCTACACATGCGGCGTGGAGCTGCAGCCTCCTTATGCCGACCACTGGGACTGGTACGGCGGTGGGTGTCAGCAGTCCGGCCCGAGGAGAAGACGTTCCTCCGAAGAAGTGTCTTTTGACGATGGGCGATCAGGAGTACTCCCGCAGACGATTCTTCAAGTTGCAGGGGGAGCACCAGCGGCCTGGCATTCCGCCGCCACCTGAGCGAATGTACCCCACGCTCGAGCAGATCGCCAGTGTCACCGACAGTTTGGCCACTTTTACAACAGATGATACTGAGGATGAGGCGTTCCTTGTCTTCCAAAGAATGCTTTGAGATCGCGGGTTAAGCAAGTCTGGCCGATCGGTGCGGAGTGTCTGAGAGCGAAATGTTTCCGAATTGGTCGCAGGATGCAGTAGAATGTCGAAGAGAAAAGACTTGAGAAGTCTGTAGGGCATCTAGCCGCAGTAGCAAAGCACGTAAAGAGGTCCACATCGCAGTCCACGTACAACAACTCTCACTCGAAGCACTCCATCCATGAATTGTATGCCGTTATTGATCATCCCACCGGATCGATGCGAGTCAATGAATGCTCAGACAATACGACAACGCTGCTCAAGCTCCCGCAAGCCCTTAGACATTGAGGTCATCGTTGTAGATTGAAGCGAATCTTGTAGACAGCCAGAGACCACTCTAGTAGCGACCAGCCGGCAAATGTTTGCGTCGTCGAACGTTCTTGGTCGATCTTTTGGAAGGAAGCCATAGTTTCAGCATACTTTGTAGGTAGCAAACTGGCAAATGGAGCGACTACAAGATTGCAGCTCTTTGCTCGATGTGCAAAATAATCGCACTGACTCTTTCTGCACAACTCCCACCGAAGTCTCCAAATCGAAGCATGTCTTCACGCTCgcccactcctcctccgttgTGCGACATGTGCGAGTCATCCGAGGAAGAAGCCCGAGACGGAGCCCTGATTGGACAGTTCAAGTATTGTGCTGATTGTATTCGAGACCTCTTCACAAGTGCTCTCCAAGATCCAGAAGCCATTCCGGGCCCAGCATGCGATACAGATCAGAAGTTGCTGGACATTGACGACTACTCTCGCTTTTTCGACGACATATTCGTGGAGAGGTACAAGCAACAAGCGTCGGAGTGGGAGTGTTCTGACCAGGATCGAATCTATTGCAGTCATCCCGACAAAGTTGATCTCGACACAACGCGCTCAAAGTTCATGGGCGAGAGAGAGCAGCGCAATGATCGACTCTGCCGGAGATGCTCGATCTGCGGACAGTTTGTGTGCATGGCGTGTGGGAAGCTCGTCGGTGAAGACATCGGAGGCGACAAGGACGgtgccggaggagaagacgtAGAACAGATCATCGACCACGACTGCAATCCTCGCGCCGAGAAGGAGTCCATGGCCAAAGCTCTCGAAGGCTTGGTGGCAGGCCTCGACTTTCAAGAATGCCCATCTTGCCGGCGGCGCGGCTGgcttgatgatgatggagagtGCCAGCACGTTACTTGCAATTGCGGGACGCATTTCTGCTATGCTGATGGCGGGGACCTTGACGAGGACGGATATCACTTCAATCATCGGCACTGCAACCAGTGCTCGCGTCCAGAAAGACAGGAATCCTCTGACGACTCCGACGTCGAATATTACGAGATGGATGGGCATCGATTTCGCAACGGAGTGTGGGATCCGTGAGCAGTCCGGCAATGATGCTCAAGGCAGTTGGTGGTGCCGTGAGCGAGGCGGCGTTTGGAAACACCGATGAGCTATCAACTGGCAGCCAGTCATGCGGTGATTGATATACCAGAGGCTCATTTGAGGTATTGCAAGGCATTGTTGGTTCCGTGGAAAGGCACAAAGGCGAGAGCTGTGTGCATTGGCAGAAATAGCGCTCTGATGTCGATAAACCTCCAGGTACGGTAGTCGAGCAGGGTTCGAAGTCCAGTAGCCAGTATGATACCAGGTGCGTAATTCTTCCGCCTCTCGCTTGGTCCTCGCTCCCCTTCTCACCGGCCATGAATCATGAATGCGCTCGTGAGGTTCTCCACTCATTTCTTGATTCCAACAATGACCAGATTCCTCGGGCTCATCGCGTAGTCGAACACAGCGTCCACCCacgcctcctccacttcaTCCTGCTCTTTCAACCACAGCCATCGATCAACCACAATCGCCGCTTCAATGACGCCCGCCGAAAAGGCCATCAAGCTCCAAATGACGCTCAGATCCTTCTTCCCACTTGCATACGCCACTTCATACTTCTCGATCTCATCCTCTGTCACTTCGTGCTTCATCTTCGTGAACAATTCTCCTCTTGTCGGATCGTCGACAAGCTTTTCCAAGGCGCCTCGAACGTATGAAGCAAATGAGCTGTAGCACATTTTACGCAAAGATCCGATGACGATGGGTGTGCCTCCACTTGAATGACCTGCCGGGCTGGCGCCGCCAACACACTCCGCTGCGGGTGGTCCGACGATCCCGCGGTCAAGGAAAATTCGTTGTAATAGTGCTCGGTAAAAGTGTCGAGTAAAGAACGATTCGCTGTCGGCCGGTCCCCAGTTCCCTGGCGCTTGAACAGCCATCATACGTGATGTGATGTTGAGTCTGACGCCCTTGTTTGCAGTATCGTCTTTACCTTCTCGATAGTAGTCGCAGAAACGTTGTGACATGGGAAAGCCATTCGGGTCTTGCGCTTCCGCAAGTGTTGATACTCGCGGATTGGCTTGGGGTCGAAGCTCAGGTAGTTTATAGGTCGCAGGTCCGAGACGTTCCGTGACCAGATTGTAGCAGCAGCCGACCATCGCTACGCACTTGACTGATGGATTGAGTAATAGAGAGCGGAGACCGTGGTGTACCAGGTTCCCACACGAGTGTAGGGACATGACCATGAGATTCTGTTCCTCGTCTGACTCTGGAATTTGAGCGATGACTTCGGACAGATTGCCATCTTGTATTCGGTGGTCGACGTATGTGATCTTGCCACTGCCTGCGCTCGGCAGTTCGACTGCAGGAGCTTTGATCTCGTCTCCATCAAGCTCTGTTTCGAGTGGCGATGTCGGTAGtgcgacttcttcgactgGCTTCCCTTCAACCACAATCCCGGTCTCGCGAAACGCCTTCTTGTTCCGCATgatcatcttcttcttggcaAGCTTTGCAAAGACATCGAATTCTCGCGCGCGATCTGCGTTCGCTTGCCGGCTTTCGATCGCTACGATTTTCTTGTTGTACGGCTCGCTTGCTAATGCTCGGCCAAGGTAGTTCTGGCCGGAGCCGAAGTCAACGAGATGAGACAGCTCTTCGCCTTTCGTCTCCGTATACGTGGAACTCAGTGTGTCGAGATATGATGCAAAGAGTCCGACCTCATGGACTTTCTTGACGTTCATACCAACTGCAACGTTCCGAGAAAGCTTTTGCGCCGGACTGTGCTTGATGGTACGATTTCGAGAGCATTGTGTTCCTCCAGGTTGTCGGTTGAGCAAATGCTTCCTCACAACTCGAATGTAGTCCAGAAGACTAtctggaggaagaggtccaCTGCGCCACGTCGTTGATTGTCCACCTTCTGTTTCGAATTGAGATAAATCCACACGCATAAGAAGGTCCAAGATGTCCATCACATCGTGCTGATCGAAGAAATCTCTCCATTCTTGAGGAAGGATCCGAGGATATAGCCGAGGCGTGCTTGTGAAGAAGTCAAGAATGTGTACGCCTCCACAAAGTGTCCGTAGCAAGTCGTGGGTTCCAACGAATTCCAGGAGTGAGTTCACATATTCTCCTGGACTTGTGAAATATTCCAAGTATGGAAGAGGTTGTTCTGGGCCCATTGTGGCTGTTGTATGGCGAAGCTTCCGTTCTACGATTGGAAGCACTGAGTATCATGCATTGCGGAAGACTGATCTTTGATTTGGAGGAAACAATCGTTTTCCGCGAGTATGGAAGTTTTACCTTTAGGTGACCAAATGCCCGAAGCCCAAGTTTCTGGCCTGCGGGCATTGTGTtgtgatgcctgaggcacaaCAATCCAGCTCAAAGCTGCAGAATTTAATTGCTACAACAATTGAGGTCTACCTTATCTCATGGGAGTGCTTGGCCTTACATCAGCTAGCGTGCTGCATTCAACAGCCAATCAGACCATTTCAACAGACGACACTTCGACGCCCGATACGAAAAAGTTACGACGTGAATCTGAACCTCATTCCTGTCTTCTTCAGCACGAGCGGCCAAAGTCCGGTGCAAGGAGAAAAACTATGGAAGCCACAATTTGGACCATTGGGACCTGGATCTGGCTCGAAAAGGAGATCAAAAAGCCACAGGATACCTGAAGAAATTACAAcctccaacaacacctccaaaGATCCTATAGAAATGGCACCAACGAAGACAAAAGCACTGCAATCTGGCCGTCCGCCAACGATCAAACGTCCAGCAgcctctctctcctcttccgtcaCTCAAAAGATCATAGTCTCCTTCCATCAACTCCAAAAACAGCTCGCCCAAGCGATCCAGCAAAACAACGAACCAACAATCACCCACCTCGAATCCCAAATCGCCAACCTTGGCGGTCT
This genomic interval from Zymoseptoria tritici IPO323 chromosome 8, whole genome shotgun sequence contains the following:
- the MgSte12 gene encoding transcription factor, STE-like protein (In Saccharomyces this gene expresses a transcription factor that is activated by a MAP kinase signaling cascade, activates genes involved in mating or pseudohyphal/invasive growth pathways; cooperates with Tec1p transcription factor to regulate genes specific for invasive growth), with product MPPPQPRSVQPETFLLDQDAQQSLPQDSVVALQQVDNLKYFLISAPVDWRQDSYCRRFLLPTGEYVSCVLWNNLFHISGTDIVRCLSFRFQAFGRPVKNSKKFEEGIFSDLRNLKSGTDASLEEPKSPFLDFLYKNNCIRTQKKQKVFYWYSVPHDRLFLDALERDLKREKMGQEATTVAVSEPALSFEFDSSQSLFEQLTKAQQNNQSTFNGQPPSMPQSHSTSPVLRAVDSMPPPTMIPQQMPATSMPQQMNQHSMPPPQHSMQAMHDDSMNHVSTYSQMAMPPMPSQIQKTREQSLGPVFDRNGIPLAQAGNRHSSMPAYMEYSPAPSFVSSHFEDYSQRGLSFEPLTPPQGTVGMPSEATYIANEDTGLYAAMPDPGMQQSFNPLMSMQSNLQNGQYQNMQRSYQQPQPVYSVLEGSPTYKQRRRRSSLTGANGIPVSSAGGMQLNTHAVHKPSDLRRSVSASVGPDGQELSYNDSPASLHTNQQHQGQLMGEHKELADLSRHSTPQHAVEGAMDDSRAHQQTMMNNVQTEDFAQYNNPNSGHDYRQPHQLHPNAIRTNGVFRRARSATVSDSPYAQKAHSCPIPMCGRLFKRLEHLKRHVRTHTQERPYICTLCNKAFSRSDNLAQHRRTHETSADGSAPSEEEMEEERDAMQEDTNGNNGDLDDSAYQVIAGMSTGVDMPGLPTHVDMRSLSGHDGMGIAPQMVTTGDYHH